A genomic window from Nematostella vectensis chromosome 9, jaNemVect1.1, whole genome shotgun sequence includes:
- the LOC5512705 gene encoding cytochrome P450 2E1, which translates to MIAEILLLIVTLVLLHHLFYRYTEPSNLPPGPRPYPLIGNTPLLIGSFSSLHVKLTELAKIYGSVYTLYLNGQRSVIVCSAKAAREGLVERKDAIAGRPYSFTLDYVTNGSKNITFSDFCPTFLLKKRIAQSSMRRYYPQVEDKVNNQLEEVLARIKALDGTAFDPHHLLSLVTLNLVTSMTFGTNYTLDDPEFLLLVQMIDDSTRSIGSMSTLDMFPFLMHLPISTSKLLKSITKTVNEYFMKQVQRHIDSNDGKSIRDLTDGYIKGLTEAEKEDASVHEVNSIEHIAMVMADMIVPGSETSSTTMGWMIAYLAVYPEVQARLHQQLDDVIGRDKNTVITLKDRDRLPYVEAVIAETMRISTAVPLAIPHKATCDTTINGYFIPKDTTVIFNLWGVHLDPTEWADPHVFNPARFLDEDGKFIKSEKLLPFGAGRRVCPGEKIAKMQLFLMTSRLLRHLEFKPPLDGPPPSLQGMKGSALYKLPYKIRALERL; encoded by the coding sequence ATGATCGCTGAAATCCTTCTTCTTATCGTCACTCTGGTGCTTCTACACCATCTGTTCTATCGTTACACCGAGCCCTCCAACCTACCCCCTGGACCACGCCCTTACCCTCTAATTGGAAATACGCCACTGCTGATTGGCTCCTTCTCCTCACTCCACGTTAAGCTCACTGAGCTCGCGAAAATATACGGCAGCGTCTACACTCTCTACCTCAACGGGCAGCGGTCTGTCATCGTCTGTTCTGCCAAGGCAGCGCGCGAGGGATTAGTAGAGAGAAAAGACGCAATTGCAGGTCGTCCTTATAGCTTTACGTTGGATTATGTTACCAATGGTAGTAAAAACATTACCTTTTCTGACTTCTGCCCAACATTTCTGCTAAAGAAACGGATTGCACAGTCATCCATGCGTCGATACTACCCACAAGTAGAAGACAAAGTCAATAATCAGTTGGAAGAAGTACTGGCAAGGATAAAAGCGCTTGACGGAACCGCCTTTGATCCACATCACTTATTATCATTAGTCACCCTGAATCTTGTGACCTCGATGACATTCGGAACCAACTACACACTCGATGATCCAGAATTTCTTCTTTTGGTTCAAATGATTGATGATTCAACTCGAAGTATTGGATCAATGAGCACGCTTGACATGTTCCCGTTTTTGATGCATCTGCCCATCAGCACATCCAAGCTACTCAAGAGCATAACTAAGACTGTCAACGAATACTTTATGAAACAAGTTCAGCGACACATAGACAGCAACGACGGCAAAAGCATCAGAGATCTCACTGATGGATACATCAAGGGGCTTACAGAGGCAGAGAAAGAAGACGCCAGCGTCCACGAAGTAAACTCAATCGAGCATATTGCCATGGTGATGGCAGACATGATTGTTCCGGGCTCAGAGACCTCTTCTACAACAATGGGCTGGATGATCGCCTACCTCGCAGTTTACCCAGAAGTCCAAGCGAGGCTGCACCAACAGTTGGATGACGTCATTGGAAGAGACAAAAATACAGTCATCACTTTAAAGGACCGTGATAGATTACCTTATGTAGAGGCGGTCATAGCGGAGACGATGCGTATTTCGACTGCTGTTCCTCTTGCAATTCCACACAAAGCAACGTGTGACACGACAATCAACGGCTACTTCATCCCAAAAGACACCACCGTCATCTTCAACCTGTGGGGGGTGCACCTCGACCCCACCGAGTGGGCGGATCCCCACGTGTTCAACCCCGCCCGCTTCCTGGATGAAGACGGCAAGTTTATCAAGAGTGAGAAACTTTTGCCTTTTGGAGCGGGGAGGCGGGTATGTCCCGGTGAAAAGATTGCGAAGATGCAGCTGTTTTTGATGACATCAAGACTTCTACGTCACCTGGAGTTTAAGCCGCCATTAGATGGCCCACCGCCAAGCCTTCAGGGAATGAAGGGTTCAGCACTGTACAAGCTGCCTTACAAGATACGAGCATTAGAGAGACTCTAG